The DNA sequence CCTAAAGAAATGGGTATAAGGGTGATTACAGCTATTTGAAGAATAGTTTTTCCGATGGGTAGTTGTAGTGTTACTCCTTCTCCCATAAACTTGGTCATGGAAAGATTAATTAGTAAAGGGATAGTAAATATTGTAACTAGGCTAGTTATTGCTGTTAAAGTAATGGATAAAGCAACATTTCCCTTTATTAGGTAAGTAATCATATTAGAAGTTGAACCTCCGGGGCAAGTAGCCAATATCATCACTCCGATGGCTAATTCTGGGGCAAGTTGAAAAACTAAAGCTAAAAAATATCCAATAATTGGTAACATAACTAATTGGGCAATTAAACCAATGATGACTGCTTTTGGTTCAACAAAAACTCGTTTAAAGTCATCTAATGTCAAACTAAGACCCATGCCTAGCATTATAATAAACAAAGCTAAAGGCAGAAAAATGGCTGTTAAAAAATTTGATTCCATTATTTTAAAAATTAAATAATATTGAAAATTTTGCTTATTTTACTTTATTATTCTACTTTTATTAATGGTTATTTATTGAGATAATATTATTAGATGTATTGTTCTTAAATCACTAATTTCTTGAAAAGGAAAAAACACAAGAGTTAATAAAGGTTAATTAAGATTAATTCCCAATACTTGCGTATAAGCCCCTCTGGCTTGTGTCACTCCGATAGTTCTTTGTGAAGCCTCAATCATTGGTCTTCTTAAACTCACTACAATAAATTGAGCATCTTTTGCCTGTCGTTGAATCATTTTAGATAGTTTTTCCACATTCGCACCATCTAAAAACATATCCACTTCATCAAAGGCATAAAAAGGAGAAGGGCGGTATCTTTGCAAAGCGAAAATAAAACTTAATGCCGTTAAAGATTTTTCACCCCCCGACATGGAACTTAATCTCTGCACTGCTTTTCCTTTGGGGTGAGCAACGAGAGTTAAACCACCATTAAAAGGATTATTTTCATCCTCTAATTTTAAGTAACCATCTCCATCAGAAAGAGTAGCAAAAATATTTTTAAAATTCTCATTTACTGCGTCAAAGGCTTCTTTAAATGCCCTCAGTCTTAAAGTAGTAAAGTTTTCGATTCTTAATAGTAATTCTGTCCTTTCTCCCTCTAAAGTTGTGAGTTTTTCCGATAATTCTTCTAGTCTTTCTTGATTCTTTTCAAACTGTTCTAATGCTAACATATTAACAGGCTCTAAAGCCTCTAATTTTTTCTCTAGTTTACTTATTTCTAGTTTAATTTGTTCCAATTGTTCCTTCAGATTAGCAAAGGTTATTTTTTGTCCCATACCTTCTTTTAAACCAGTATTAACTAAAAAGGGAATTTCAGGTAGCGGATTAGGTAAATTAGTTTCTACCTCTTGAATGAGAGAGTTTAATTGACTGATTTTAGTTTGATATTCTTGATGTTGTAAAACAAATTTTTCTAACTTCCATTGGAGGTTTTTTTGCTCATTTTCAATTTTCTTTAATTCTTGCTCTTGTTTATCTCTTTTTGCTTTTGCCTGTTGCAATTTTTCCAATAAGCCTTGAACTTGTTGCTCAAATTTAGCTATATTTTGACTAACTATTTCTAACTCTTGATGAAGATTAACTGCTTCTTCTTCTTGTCTCTGTTGATTATGTAATAAGTCATTCATTTTGTCTTCACTAGCTTTTAATTCTTTCTCTAATTGACTTTGCTTATTAACTAAATTTCGTAATTTTTCTTTATTTTCACTTAAAACTAATTGCTTTTCTTCTAACACTGATTCTTGCTCATTAATTAGCTGTTGTAATTGTTGCCATTCTTCGTTATCAAAGCTAGATTCTAATTCTTTTAATTGTGCTTGTTTTTCTTCTAATTCCCTTTGCCATTGGGGTAGTTTTTCTTGCAGACTATTTAACTCTTGTGTACCTGTTACTAATTGTTGATAGTTATTAGCGTTACTCTCAATAATATTTTCTTTTTCTCTTTCTAAACGGCTAATTTCTCCTTGATTTTGCTCTAACATTAATTGCTGTTTTTGTCGATTTTGTCTTGCTTGATTTAATTCTTCCGATAGGCTCTTGATTTTTTCTCTTTTTTGAGATATTGTGATGGTAAGCTGGGGCTTAATGTTTTCAATTTCAGAGATGCGATCGCGCCATTCCCTAAATTCTTCACTCTCAGAAGCCGAAACCTTACCAAAATGTAGGGATGATTTTTGCGACACACTTCCCCCCGTCATCGCGCCACTGATTTCCAATAATTCACCATCAAGGGTGACAATGCGATGTTGCCCAATCAAATTTCTAGCGGTGTCTAAATTTTCAAATACCATAGTATTGCCAAAAACATAGGCAAAAATAGGCTGATAAATCGGCTCAAAATCCACTAAATTCAGGGCTAAATCCACAAATCCCCTTGTTTTCAGTAAATTATTAGGCAAATGAATCCGAGGGGCGTTAATCTTATTTAAAGGCAAAAAAGTTGCC is a window from the Cyanobacterium sp. Dongsha4 genome containing:
- a CDS encoding bile acid:sodium symporter family protein, whose translation is MESNFLTAIFLPLALFIIMLGMGLSLTLDDFKRVFVEPKAVIIGLIAQLVMLPIIGYFLALVFQLAPELAIGVMILATCPGGSTSNMITYLIKGNVALSITLTAITSLVTIFTIPLLINLSMTKFMGEGVTLQLPIGKTILQIAVITLIPISLGMLIHYYSPKLATVFEKGVKWLSLFFLGIIIFGLLLKEKENVGNFFLQVGGVTLTLNILTMILGYTLASISNLDQSSRKSITVEVGIQNGTLAIAIATTLLNMPNMAIPAAIYSLIMFVTSAIFGWLLGKNLILDYKKFPKN
- the smc gene encoding chromosome segregation protein SMC → MVHIKQVELSRFKSFGGSNIVPFLTGFTVISGPNGSGKSNILDALLFCLGLASSKGMRAERLPDLINNSQKTNSKSIETVVSVVFDLEDLSSLNNPLLADNDNSKSEEESETKFNLDSQTELKITRRLRVTKGGSYASTFYINDMPCTATELHEQLSRLRIYPEGYNVVLQGDVTRIITMNGKERREIIDELAGVAEFDRKIEQTKTTLEAVREREEKCHIIQEELIQNSARLKQDSEKAAKYQKIKAQIQEKKQWEIVINWRCLLQEKEDYQKQLNDIDIQQTKTQASLVKIQEKIDLTQGELVTLNQQVKALGEDEQISIASQLATEKLKQENLVKRKQELVNLEKEATIKQEEYQRNIKQNQQEISTLSNEIESLENNLIPQLENSKNESKQILDETKKKAQAIASQSQAWVNQQTELNQQINALQGVLNPQLTKQALLTERCSQLQATIQQENQQLAHLEDTIIAKNEEINSLTQQIAVSETSIQNIAEKLAKIEAEIFLNQETLTRLENEQRDKQRQLDKLEATRQAQQEAQGTYASKIILNSDLPGVCGLVAQLGEVESQYQLALEIAAGSRLGFIVVEDDSIASMAIKLLKQQRAGRATFLPLNKINAPRIHLPNNLLKTRGFVDLALNLVDFEPIYQPIFAYVFGNTMVFENLDTARNLIGQHRIVTLDGELLEISGAMTGGSVSQKSSLHFGKVSASESEEFREWRDRISEIENIKPQLTITISQKREKIKSLSEELNQARQNRQKQQLMLEQNQGEISRLEREKENIIESNANNYQQLVTGTQELNSLQEKLPQWQRELEEKQAQLKELESSFDNEEWQQLQQLINEQESVLEEKQLVLSENKEKLRNLVNKQSQLEKELKASEDKMNDLLHNQQRQEEEAVNLHQELEIVSQNIAKFEQQVQGLLEKLQQAKAKRDKQEQELKKIENEQKNLQWKLEKFVLQHQEYQTKISQLNSLIQEVETNLPNPLPEIPFLVNTGLKEGMGQKITFANLKEQLEQIKLEISKLEKKLEALEPVNMLALEQFEKNQERLEELSEKLTTLEGERTELLLRIENFTTLRLRAFKEAFDAVNENFKNIFATLSDGDGYLKLEDENNPFNGGLTLVAHPKGKAVQRLSSMSGGEKSLTALSFIFALQRYRPSPFYAFDEVDMFLDGANVEKLSKMIQRQAKDAQFIVVSLRRPMIEASQRTIGVTQARGAYTQVLGINLN